The genomic region GCATCCAGGCCCGGCTGTCGCGCGGCAAGCTCGACGTCGCGCTGCGCCTGCGCGCACCGGAAGGCGAGGCGGCGCTGAAGACCGATCCGACCCGCCTGCGCGAACTCAGCGAACTGGCGCTGGACCTTTCCTCGCGCTTTCCCGGCCTGCACACCGAGTTCGCCCAACTGCTGCAACTGCCTGGCGTACTGCAGGCCCCGGCTGCCGACCCGGCTGCACTGCAGGCCGAGGCGCTTGTACTGCTCGACCAGGCGCTGGATGAATTCGTCGCCGCGCGCGAACGCGAAGGCGCCAAGCTGGCCGCCTTCATCGGCGAGCGGCTGGACGCGATCGAGGGCCACGTGGCCACCCTGCGCGAACTGATGCCGGTGATCCGCGACAGCCAGCGCCAGAAGCTGGAGGCACGCCTTGCCGACCTGGCGCAGCCGGTCGAGCCCGGCCGACTGGAGCAGGAACTGGTGATGTGGCTGCAGAAGCTCGACGTCGACGAGGAACTCGACCGCCTCACCGCGCACATCGGCGAAGCACGCCGCGTGCTGAAGCTGCGCGAGGCCGTCGGCCGCCGGCTCGACTTCCTGCTGCAGGAGTTCAACCGCGAGGCCAACACCCTCGGCTCCAAGTCCGTCGATGCCCGCAGCTCGGCCGCCGCAGTCGAGCTCAAGGTGCTGATCGACCAGATACGCGAACAGATCCAGAACATCGAGTAATTCAGGCTCCCTCTCCCGCGTGCGGGAGAGGGTTGGGGTGAGGGCAGAACCTGCGCCGGAAGCCCCTCATCCGCCCTTCGGGCACCTTCTCCCGCAAGCGGGAGAAGGGAATGAACAAAGTGATTGCATAGCCCCTATGCGTGGAACCCTCTTCATCGTCGCCGCTCCTTCGGGGGCCGGAAAATCCAGCATCGTCAACGCGGTGCTCGCGCGCGATCCGAATATCTGCCTGTCGATCTCGTTCACCTCGCGCGCGCCGCGCCCCGGTGAACGCCATGCCGAGCATTACCACTTCGTCAGCGAGGCGGAGTTCCAGCGCATGATCGATGCCGGCGACTTCTTCGAGCATGCCCGCGTGCATGGCGACTGGAAGGGCACCGCGCGACAGTCGGTCGAGCCGATGCTGGCCGCCGGCCGCGACGTGCTGCTGGAGATCGACTGGCAGGGCGCGCGGCAGGTCCGCAAGCAGGTGCCGGGCGCGATCAGCGTGTTCATCCTGCCGCCTTCGCGCGCTGCGCTCGAACAGCGCATGCGCAACCGCGGCCAGGACAGCGATGAGGTGATCGCCCAGCGCCTGTTGGCTGCACGCGAGGAGATGAGCCACTACGGTGAATTCGACTACGTGATCGTCAATGAGCACTTCGCGGTGGCGGTGGACGAGATGTGCGCGGTGTTCACCGCCAGCCGCCTGCGCCGGGAGATGCAGGTGGCCCGGCACGGCAAGCTGATCGGCGCGCTGCTGGCGGACGAGGGAAAGTAAGCAGGACGGCCCCATTGGCATAGGGCTAACTGACTGATTTCAAAAGGGTGGGCTTGCTTCGGCTTGGCCGGAGCGCTAGACTGAGCAGTCCCCAGTCCGCATGACGGCGCCCCGCCGCCAGGAGCCCCATGGCACGCATCACCGTAGAAGATTGCCTGGAAGTGGTCGACAACCGCTTCGAACTGGTCATGTTGGCCGCCAAGCGCGCGCGCCAGCTGGCCAACAACGTCGAGCCGATGCTCGACAACACCGAAAACAGCGACAAGCCGACCGTGCTGGC from Lysobacter alkalisoli harbors:
- a CDS encoding YicC/YloC family endoribonuclease — translated: MIRSMTAFANGERNTPWGALACELRSVNHRYLEIGVRLHDDLRPLEPALRERIQARLSRGKLDVALRLRAPEGEAALKTDPTRLRELSELALDLSSRFPGLHTEFAQLLQLPGVLQAPAADPAALQAEALVLLDQALDEFVAAREREGAKLAAFIGERLDAIEGHVATLRELMPVIRDSQRQKLEARLADLAQPVEPGRLEQELVMWLQKLDVDEELDRLTAHIGEARRVLKLREAVGRRLDFLLQEFNREANTLGSKSVDARSSAAAVELKVLIDQIREQIQNIE
- the gmk gene encoding guanylate kinase translates to MRGTLFIVAAPSGAGKSSIVNAVLARDPNICLSISFTSRAPRPGERHAEHYHFVSEAEFQRMIDAGDFFEHARVHGDWKGTARQSVEPMLAAGRDVLLEIDWQGARQVRKQVPGAISVFILPPSRAALEQRMRNRGQDSDEVIAQRLLAAREEMSHYGEFDYVIVNEHFAVAVDEMCAVFTASRLRREMQVARHGKLIGALLADEGK
- the rpoZ gene encoding DNA-directed RNA polymerase subunit omega codes for the protein MARITVEDCLEVVDNRFELVMLAAKRARQLANNVEPMLDNTENSDKPTVLALREIAARQVDAGYIEAVEKAERARKEREALEWAAAEVVADEDMSKSDD